A DNA window from Planctomycetota bacterium contains the following coding sequences:
- a CDS encoding YHS domain-containing (seleno)protein, translated as MAIGCYDPVAYFTEREPMEGDFTVSSTHHGAQYWFVSEEHKAMFDANPDHYAPQYGGYCAFGAAIAKKFNGDPLVWAVIDDKLYLNINEYVAEKLNDDQAGFIEKADAKWPEIKNVPADEIE; from the coding sequence TTGGCCATCGGCTGTTACGACCCCGTCGCCTACTTCACCGAGCGCGAGCCCATGGAGGGCGACTTCACCGTCAGCTCCACCCATCACGGTGCGCAGTATTGGTTCGTCAGCGAAGAGCACAAGGCCATGTTCGACGCCAACCCCGACCACTACGCCCCGCAATACGGAGGCTACTGCGCCTTCGGTGCAGCCATCGCCAAAAAGTTCAACGGCGACCCGCTGGTTTGGGCGGTCATCGATGACAAGCTATACCTCAACATCAACGAATACGTTGCCGAGAAGCTTAACGACGACCAGGCCGGATTCATCGAAAAGGCCGACGCGAAATGGCCCGAAATCAAAAACGTCCCCGCCGACGAAATCGAGTAG